A stretch of DNA from Natrinema salaciae:
CCTGACTCGCGAGATCGAAGAACGCGCCACCCGCGAAGTCGATGCCGATCTGTTCCCACGTCGCCCCGCCGTCGGTCGTCTCGCCGACGAACTGGCTCGTGGTACAGACGTGGCCCGCCTCTCGAGCGTAGTAGTCGATGCCGGGGATCGTCGACCCGCCGCCGGGTTTGACCACCTCCTCGTACTGCATCGCGCCGCTGTCCTGCCGGACGCCGACGAGGAGTTCGCCGGAGCCGTTGACGAACGAGACGCGCTCGTTCTCGCCGGCGGCCCCCTGCACGGCGCAGTCCTCCCACGTGCTCGTCTTGCCACCCGGCGCGGAGTAGTTCGTCAACGTCTGCGTCTCGACGTTGTACTCACCGATGACGCCGCTTCCGCCGACGAACCAGACCGCTTTGCCGTCGTCGGTGGCGTCGATGCCGGTCAGTCGTCGGTTCCGTGCCTGCGGGCCGTACGCCACGACTTTCCGCCAGCCGTCCTCGCCTCGAGCGACGACGTTGCCGTCCGCGCCCGCCGCGAACGGCCCCGCGGCGGTGTCGACGGCGTCGTTGAGCGCCTTCCCGGTCGGTGATTCGACCTGTGTCCACCCCCCGTCGTTCGATTGTGCAGTCGCCGCCGAGCCGAGCGTGAGGACGCCGGCGGCCGTCGATGCGGTCGCGAGCCGAAGTACGTCGCGTCTGGTCTGTTCGGGCATGGATCGCGACCCGGGGTAGCGCTCGAGCGGGGAAAAGGATGTGAGATAGTATACATTTCTGGACCGAGCCGAACGTCGGCGGGAACCGGCGGTCCGACACGAAAGGGGCGGACAGACGGCGGACGTCGGGGGCTGGAAAAGACGGACAAACGGTGAGCGTCAGGGGACGCTAGCGTCGAGCGCGATTACGGACCCGCTCGAGTCGACGTTACTCCGCCGTTCCCCACTCGTCCGTCGTTTTCGGACGGTCGGATACCGACGACACCTCGAGTTCCCCCTCGAAGCTGTCGAGCGCCTCGACGTAGGCCTCGGCGCTGGCGACCGTCGAGAGGTAGGGGATCTCCTCCTCGACGGCCATCTCCAGCGAGTCGCGGTCGCGGCTGACGACGAAGTCGACTTCGCCCTCGCGGATGGCCTGTGGGACGTCGTCGAACTCGGCGATCTCGAAGTGGTCCTCGAAGCCGTCGACGTCGAGGTCGACGACGGCGGTGCCCTCGCTGACTGCGTTGTTGGCGGCCTGCTGGGCCTTCCAGTAGGCCGTCCCGAACTCGCTCGCCGTGCCCATGACCTCGCCCGTGGACTTCATCTCCGGGCCGAGACGCGGGTCCGAGCCCGGCAGGCGGTCGAACGGCAGGACGACCTCCTTGATCGAGGTGTGGTCGGGGATCTGCTCGTCGGCATCGAGGCTCGAGAGCGTCTCGCCGGCCATGACCTGCGCCGCGAGTTTGGCGATCGGGACGCCCGTCGCCTTGGAGACGAACGGGACGGTGCGCGAGGAGCGGGGGTTCGCCTCGAGCACGTACACCTCGCCGTCGCGAACGGCCAGCTGAACGTTCAACAGTCCCTTCGTCTTCAGCGCCGCGGCGATATCTTCGGTGACTTCGCGGACGCGCTCGAGCGTGTCTTCGTCGAGCGAACGCGGCGGAATCATACAGGCCGAGTCGCCGGAGTGGACGCCCGCGCTCTCGACGTGTTCCATGATGCCGCCGATGAGGACCGTGCGGCCGTCGGAGACCGCGTCGACGTCGAGCTCGATCGCGTCCTCGAGGAAGTCGTCCACGAGGATCGGTTTGTCCGGCGCGACGCGGACGGCCTCCTCGATGTAGGTCTCGAGTTCCTCGTCGTCGTAGACGACGTCCATCGCGCGCCCGCCCAGCACGTAGGAGGGGCGGACGAGGACGGGGTAGCCGATGTCGTGAGCGAGCGCCAGCGCCTCCTCCTCGGAGACGGCCGTGCCGCCCTTCGGCTGGGCGATACCAAGCTCGTCCATGAGCGCGTTGAAGCGGTCGCGATCCTCCGCGAGGTCCATCGCCTCGACGGACGTGCCCATGACCTCGCAGTCCAGCTCGCGGCGCTCGAGTTCGTCCTCGAGCGGTTCGCCGATGTTGACCGAGGTCTGACCGCCGAACTGGACCATCACGCCGTCCGCACCGGTCGCCTCGGCGACGTCGGCGACCTCTTCGGCGGTGATGGGCTCGAAGAACAGCCCGTCGGACGTGTCGTAGTCCGTCGACACGGTTTCGGGGTTGTTGTTCACGACGTAGGCGTCGATCCCGAGGTCGCGCAGCGCGCGGACCGCGTGGACCGAACAGTAGTCGAACTCGACGCCTTGCCCGATGCGGATCGGACCGCCGCCGACGACGATGACGCTCTCGATGTCGCGGTCGACCTCGAGTTCGCCGGCGGCCGCGTCACCCAGCAGCGGTCCGGACTCGAACTCGGACTTGCGCGCGGAGTAGTAGTACGGCGTCTCGGCCTTGAACTCGCCCGCGCAGGTGTCGACCTGTTTGTAGGTTCGACCGGGCACTTCCGTCTCGACGGTGTCGACGTCCGCACCGGCCGCCGAGGCGATCGTCGCGTTGGTGTGACCGGCGATCGCCGCCTCGGTGAAGTCGCCCTCCTGGGCGGCGAGCGTCGAGTCGGCGATGCGCTTGTAGCGCTCCGTGTACCACTCGAAGATGCCCGTCAGTTCCTGTACCTCGTCGACGGTGTAACCGCGCTCGAAGGCCTCGAACATCGCGTAGGGACGGTCCGGCGACGGCCGCTCGAGGTAGTGCTCCTCGAGTTCGGCGTCGCTGACATCGGCCCAGTCGACGTCGGGTTCGTACTCGCTCGAGCGGAGCGCCTTCAGCAGGCTCTCCTCGAAGGAGCGGCCGATGGCCATCGCTTCGCCGGTCGACTTCATCGCCGTCGTCAGCTCGAAGTCGACGTCGTCGAACTTGTCCTTGGGCCACCGCGGGACCTTGGTGACGACGTAGTCGATCGCGGGCTCGAAGGCGGCAGTCGTCTCGCCGGTGATCTCGTTGTCGATCTCGTGGAGGCGCTTGCCGAGTGCGACCTTCGCGGTCACGCGGGCGATCGGGTAGCCGGTCGCCTTCGACGCGAGTGCGGACGAACGGGAGACCCGCGGGTTGACCTCGACGACGCGGTACTCGCCGCCGGGGGTGCCGTCGTCGTGCCAGGCGAACTGGATGTTACAGCCGCCCTGAATGCCGAGCTCGCGGATGACGTCGAGCGCGGCGGTGCGCATCTCCTGGTGCCCCTCGTCGGGGACGATCTGGGAGGGCGTGACGACCGTCGACTCGCCCGTGTGGATGCCCATCGGGTCGATGTTCTCCATGTTGCAGATGATGATACACGAGTCGTCGGCGTCGCGCATCACCTCGTACTCGTACTCGACCCAGCCGGCGATCGATTCCGTGATGAGGACCTCGCTGTTACGAGAGAGGCGCAGTCCCTTGCGGACGCGACGCAGGAGTTCGTCCATCTCGTGGACGACGCCGGACCCGGAGCCGCCCAGCGTGTAGGTCGTCCGGGCGATGACCGGGAGTCCGCCGACCTCGTCGACGGCAGCCTGCACGCGCTCGTTCAGGTCCGCTTCGGTCAGTTCCGAGACCTCCTCTCCGTCCTCGAGCGAGATCGTGGTCGACTTCGGAACCGGCTGGCCGATCTTCTCCATGCGCTGGCGGAAGAGGTCGCGGTCTTCGGTCGCGTAGATCGTGTCCAGCGGCGTCCCCATGATATCGACGTCGTACTCGTCGAGGACGCCCTCCTCGGCGAGCTCGGCGGTGACGTTCAGCCCGGTCTGGCCGCCGAGCCCGGCGATCACGCCGTCGGGATTCTCCGCCCGGATGATCTCGGCGATGGCGTCGGTCGTGATGGGCTCGATGTAGACCTCGTCGGCCATCTCCGGATCCGTCATGATCGTCGCGGGGTTCGAGTTGACGAGGACGACGCGAGCGCCCTCCTCCTGAAGCGCCCGACAGGCCTGCGCACCCGAGTAGTCGAATTCGGCGGCCTGTCCGATCTGGATCGGGCCGCTCCCGATCAACAGGATCGTGCGTCCGTCCCCCGTCTCGCCGTCTGCGGCGGTGTCCGTACTCATTTGTCTTGTCCAATCGGAGTTCGCACATCGTAATAAGCCCCACGATACAGTACGAATCTCGAAATGGCTTTTCGAAATTCGAACCCTCGGCGGCAGGTCGTCCCGAAACTCACCGGTTTCTCCCACCAGCGACCGCGCTCCACTGGGTGGGTGTGAACGTCTCGCGTGCCGAGGAGCGGTCGTTCCCCGCAGGACAGACGGAACGTCCGGCACACACGGCCGCATACCTTATGATGGCACGCTCCGTCTCTTCGGAGCAACTAGATGGCTGCGTTCGGCTCCTCCCGCTTCCGGCAACCTACCACCGCGATCTACCTCGACCCTAATCCCGCAGTCCGTCAGCGGACCGTCGACAGGCTCAGGTCGGCTGCCGAGTGGCTGACGATCGATCCGGTTTCGACGCCCGCAGCCCTCCGCGACGCGCTCGCGAACGCGACCGAACGTACGTGCGTTATCACCGAATACGATCTCGAAACGACGGACGCGCTGTCGCTGTACGAGCGCGTCAAAGCGAGCGACGTGACGACCGTTCCGTTCCTGCTCTACACCGCCGACGGGGACGAACGGCTCGCGAGCGACGCTATCGCGACCGGCCTGTCGGGATACGTCCCGAGGGGCGTCGACGGGTCGATCAACAGGCTGGTGGCACAGCTTCGGACGATCCTCGACGACGCCGCCCGTGCGAACGGCGACGAACCGGACGCCGATCCGCACCGCTCCGACCCGACGCAACAGGCTCTTCGGTCCGAGCGCGCTCGGTTCGCCGCCCTGTTCGAGCACAGTCCCGACCCAGTCGCTATCACCGTACAGCTTCCCGAAACCGACCGCATCGTCGACGTCAATCCGGCGTTCGAGTCGATGTTCGGCTACGAACGAGCGGAGATCACCGATAGATCGATCGACGACCTGCTCATTCCGGACGACGATGAGCCGGTGTGTATCACCGACGCCGTCGGTCTCGGCGAGGTCGTGACGGCCGAGGTCGAGCGACTGACGACGGACGGACGCAGGAACTTCTTCCTGCGCGGGTTCGCAGTCGAGATCGACGGCGACGTTCTCGAGTACGCGATCTACACCGATCTCAGCGAACAGAAGCGACGCGAGCGCGAACTCGAGCGATACCGGACCCTCGTCGATACGGTCGGCGACCCGATGTACACCCTCGACGAGACGGGCCAGATCGAGATGGTCAACGACGCGATGGCGGACACGCTCGGGACGACGCGGGCCGACCTCGTCGGCAATCACCCATCGTGTTGTCTGTCGGACGACGACGTCGAACGGGCGAGAGAAACGCTGCAGATGATCCTGAAGGACGACGATCGGCAGTGGCGGACCTTCGAGATGGAGTTCGAACCAGTCGACGGCGAACCGTTTCTCGTCGAGAACAACGTCGCACCGCTGGTCGACGAGGACGGCACGTTCGCCGGCAGCGTCGGCGCGATCCGCGACATCAGCGACCGGACGAAACGCGAGCAGCGAATCCGTCGGCTCCACGAGGGGACCCGCCGACTGATGGCCGCGGAGAGCACCGACGACGTCGCTCGCGTGGCCAGCGAGATCGCACACGATGCGCTGTCGCTCGAGATCAACGCCATCCACCTCTACGCGGACGGCACGGATCGACGTGTCTCGAGTGACGCAGCAGCCGGTGGACGGTCCGCTGCGACCGGGGCGAGCGCCAACTCGTCGCAGAACGACGGCGACGACGGCGTTCTCGTCCCCGTCGCGATGACCGACGAAACGGAGGCGCTGCTCGGCTCGGTGCCGACCATCGGCCCCGGCAACAGCATCGCCTGGGACGCCTTCGAGGCCGGCGAAGCGATCGTTCACGGCGACGTCCGCCACGCCGAGAACGTTCGCAATCCCGAGACGCCGATCCGCAGCGAGGCCCACATCCCGCTCGGCGACGAAGGGATCTTCATCGTCAGTTCGACGACGCCGAACGACTTCGATCCGGAGACGCTCACCCTCGCTCGCATCCTCGCGGCCAACCTCGAGGCTGCGCTCGAGCGCGCCCGCCGGGAGTGCGAACTCGCCGATCGGACGGCCGAACTCGAGCGCCAGAACGATCGGCTCGACGCCTTCGCCAGCACCGTCTCGCACGACCTCCGGAATCCGCTGACCCTCGCGGCGGGCCACCTCGAGAACCTCGAACCCCACGTCGACGCCGAGGGCGAGAGCTACCGCGAGGAGATCGCGTGGGCGTTAGACCGGATGGATGACCTCATCGAGCACGTCCTCACGCTCGCCCGGAGCGGCCAGCGGCTGACCGAGACGGAGCCGGTCGACCTCGACGGCGTCGTCGACCGGGCTCACCGCACCGTCGACCCGAGCCTGGATCTGGACCGACCCGAGCCGTTACCGACGGTCGAGGCCGACCAGGACCGCGTCTCCGTTCTCTTCGAGAACGTCTTCCGGAACGCCCGCGAGCACGTCGGTGACGATGTGACGATTACGGTCGAACCCACCGACGACGGGTTTGCGATCGCCGACGACGGCCCCGGCGTCCCGTCGACCGACCGCGAGCAGATTCTCGAGTCGGGCTACAGCACGTCTCCTGATGGAACCGGGTTCGGGCTGGCGATCGTCTCCGAGGTCGTCGACGCCCACGGCTGGTCCGTCACCGTCGGCGAGAGCGAGGCCGGTGGGCTCCGGTTGGCGATCTCGCTCGAGGGGTGAGAGACGCCGGTCTCGCAGACCGGACAACTAGGTCGAGACCGCTGGGTTCGCAGACCGCGTGAACGGGCGGTGTGCGCCGACGCTGCGATACGCGCGACCCACGCACGGTCCGCGAGTGGACACCGTGTGCGTCGTACGTGAGACGACGGAGTCTCTGCTCGAGCACCCGTGAAGGGACGGAACGAGTGAGACGTCCCTGTCGAACCCGATCGTCAAACTCGTTTCACGTTGCACCCGAGTTATGTGCATCCGGTATCATGTTGCGGTATGGACGATACGTCGGAGGGCCCAACATGGTGACGCGTTCCGGAGCGCGGGTGGGTTTCCAGTTCGGTATCGGGATTGCGCTTCTCGTAGTCGGTGTCGGGCAATCGACCGACACTATTGCGTACGATCTTCCCGCGATCGTCTACATTCTGCTCGGGATCGGCCTGGGTGGGTACGGCGTCGTTCTCGTGCAACGGTCGTGATGTGATGCGCTGTCCGCGACGCCCAACAGACCCATCCGCTATCGACCGCGATTGCCCACTCGGAATTCACGGTCGCTCCGGCGGCGAGCGTGTCAAAGCGGCCGGTCGTGCTCGCTCTCGAAATCGCGCTGTCGGCGGTACTGGTCGACGAACGCCGCGACGTCGAACTCGAGCATCTGGGACTCGAACTCGGTGATCGCGTCGTCGTCGTCGGCGTGACTGATCGCGTGTTCCATGAGTTCGACGACGAGTTCGACGACGACCTCGTGGAGTCGCCGGGCGTCGAAGTCGGTCAGCCACAGCAGCGTGTAGCCGACCGCGCCGTCGTCGCTCGCGTCGTGGATGGCGACCGCCTCGGGGAACTCCTCCAGGACGACGCCCATTAGGTGGGGCGTGCCGAACTCCTCGAACTCGTCGTCGGTGTCGATCGTCTCCTGCAGGACGGCGACGAGCGATTCCGGGAAAAAGCGCGATGGCGGATGCACGTCGGTCACGACCCCGTGGGTATCGCCACAGGGGCAGTTGTATTCGCGCATCCCCAGATCGATCTCGTGGGGATCGACGGACTCCCCGCAGGGGAGTTCGAGTCGATCGCCGTCGGAACCCGGAGCGCTGGGTCCTGCCATTGCCAGCCGTACGTGTGGGCCGGGCATAAGGGCGACGACTCGAGGGGAGCCGTGTGGACGGGCCGTCGCCGGACGACGCGCGATCGAACCGCGAGAATAGTTGCCGGTGGGCGCCTGACAGCGCGGCCGTAGCTAGGGCCAGTCGTCGCGGACCTGCTCCGCGTCCGCGTCCTCGTCCTCGGTCGTCGTCGCCAGAATCCAGTCGGCCGCGTCGGCCGCGTCCTCGACGGCGAGGTACTCCCAGCCGACCGCGTCGGCCAGCTGTTCGTCCTCGTCGTCGGCACCGATATAGACGTAGCGGTCGGTGTCGAACTGATCTTTGACCCCCTCGAGACTCTCCGCTTTCCCGCGGGGGCCAGAGAAGAAGTCCTGACGAATGCGGTTCTTCCGCGTGAAGTTGGTCACGACGTAGGTGGGTTTCTCGGAGACGACGCCGATGTACTCGGTCCAGCCTCTGGCGTCTTCGAACACGCGCTCGGGCGAGGCGAGCTCTTTGAGCGCCTCGAGTTCGAAGGCAAGGGTCATGTCGCTGTCGCCGTTCATGCGTCATCGAACGCGTGCAGTCGGGAAAACGACTTCGATACGGGCAGCGCTCGGCGACGGGCCGACTCACTCCCGTTGGACGCGGTAGTACTCCGTAAAGGCGATTACCTCGCCCGGCTCGAGATTCGTTTCGTCCGTAACTGCCTCGTAGAACACCGCCAGCGGCTCGGGATCGAGCTGATCGACGTGGCGAACGGTCGCGTCCGTCGCAACCGACTCGACCCGTTCGAGGGTCAAGGATCGACGGCGGAGGTCACTGACAGCCATGTCTATTTTTACCAAATTTCGTAATAGGGCTTCACAGTTCTGTCTCATGGCTCGCGCGTCGCTTCCGATACAGCGCACGCACGCTGTCGTTCAATGGTCGTGTAAGCCGATCGAGACGGCGTACTGAGAAAGCCAGGCCAACTTGGAGTATATACGTTCCACACGTGTATGGGAATCACTAACTGACTCGTT
This window harbors:
- a CDS encoding WD40/YVTN/BNR-like repeat-containing protein, yielding MPEQTRRDVLRLATASTAAGVLTLGSAATAQSNDGGWTQVESPTGKALNDAVDTAAGPFAAGADGNVVARGEDGWRKVVAYGPQARNRRLTGIDATDDGKAVWFVGGSGVIGEYNVETQTLTNYSAPGGKTSTWEDCAVQGAAGENERVSFVNGSGELLVGVRQDSGAMQYEEVVKPGGGSTIPGIDYYAREAGHVCTTSQFVGETTDGGATWEQIGIDFAGGAFFDLASQGERDVNVAAGSGIVYRYDGFRWTPHVVDDQRRAIRGIDRNGSDGLAAGDGGAIYERQSAGQWRQHDTAVETKLDGVAIGSSYAVAVGDGGTILERQVGNDDPADGDDNETTTGDDNETNTTAITAAALSLDASAAEPLSVENYVEGEWIDASQS
- the carB gene encoding carbamoyl-phosphate synthase large subunit codes for the protein MSTDTAADGETGDGRTILLIGSGPIQIGQAAEFDYSGAQACRALQEEGARVVLVNSNPATIMTDPEMADEVYIEPITTDAIAEIIRAENPDGVIAGLGGQTGLNVTAELAEEGVLDEYDVDIMGTPLDTIYATEDRDLFRQRMEKIGQPVPKSTTISLEDGEEVSELTEADLNERVQAAVDEVGGLPVIARTTYTLGGSGSGVVHEMDELLRRVRKGLRLSRNSEVLITESIAGWVEYEYEVMRDADDSCIIICNMENIDPMGIHTGESTVVTPSQIVPDEGHQEMRTAALDVIRELGIQGGCNIQFAWHDDGTPGGEYRVVEVNPRVSRSSALASKATGYPIARVTAKVALGKRLHEIDNEITGETTAAFEPAIDYVVTKVPRWPKDKFDDVDFELTTAMKSTGEAMAIGRSFEESLLKALRSSEYEPDVDWADVSDAELEEHYLERPSPDRPYAMFEAFERGYTVDEVQELTGIFEWYTERYKRIADSTLAAQEGDFTEAAIAGHTNATIASAAGADVDTVETEVPGRTYKQVDTCAGEFKAETPYYYSARKSEFESGPLLGDAAAGELEVDRDIESVIVVGGGPIRIGQGVEFDYCSVHAVRALRDLGIDAYVVNNNPETVSTDYDTSDGLFFEPITAEEVADVAEATGADGVMVQFGGQTSVNIGEPLEDELERRELDCEVMGTSVEAMDLAEDRDRFNALMDELGIAQPKGGTAVSEEEALALAHDIGYPVLVRPSYVLGGRAMDVVYDDEELETYIEEAVRVAPDKPILVDDFLEDAIELDVDAVSDGRTVLIGGIMEHVESAGVHSGDSACMIPPRSLDEDTLERVREVTEDIAAALKTKGLLNVQLAVRDGEVYVLEANPRSSRTVPFVSKATGVPIAKLAAQVMAGETLSSLDADEQIPDHTSIKEVVLPFDRLPGSDPRLGPEMKSTGEVMGTASEFGTAYWKAQQAANNAVSEGTAVVDLDVDGFEDHFEIAEFDDVPQAIREGEVDFVVSRDRDSLEMAVEEEIPYLSTVASAEAYVEALDSFEGELEVSSVSDRPKTTDEWGTAE
- a CDS encoding PAS domain S-box protein, with the protein product MAAFGSSRFRQPTTAIYLDPNPAVRQRTVDRLRSAAEWLTIDPVSTPAALRDALANATERTCVITEYDLETTDALSLYERVKASDVTTVPFLLYTADGDERLASDAIATGLSGYVPRGVDGSINRLVAQLRTILDDAARANGDEPDADPHRSDPTQQALRSERARFAALFEHSPDPVAITVQLPETDRIVDVNPAFESMFGYERAEITDRSIDDLLIPDDDEPVCITDAVGLGEVVTAEVERLTTDGRRNFFLRGFAVEIDGDVLEYAIYTDLSEQKRRERELERYRTLVDTVGDPMYTLDETGQIEMVNDAMADTLGTTRADLVGNHPSCCLSDDDVERARETLQMILKDDDRQWRTFEMEFEPVDGEPFLVENNVAPLVDEDGTFAGSVGAIRDISDRTKREQRIRRLHEGTRRLMAAESTDDVARVASEIAHDALSLEINAIHLYADGTDRRVSSDAAAGGRSAATGASANSSQNDGDDGVLVPVAMTDETEALLGSVPTIGPGNSIAWDAFEAGEAIVHGDVRHAENVRNPETPIRSEAHIPLGDEGIFIVSSTTPNDFDPETLTLARILAANLEAALERARRECELADRTAELERQNDRLDAFASTVSHDLRNPLTLAAGHLENLEPHVDAEGESYREEIAWALDRMDDLIEHVLTLARSGQRLTETEPVDLDGVVDRAHRTVDPSLDLDRPEPLPTVEADQDRVSVLFENVFRNAREHVGDDVTITVEPTDDGFAIADDGPGVPSTDREQILESGYSTSPDGTGFGLAIVSEVVDAHGWSVTVGESEAGGLRLAISLEG
- a CDS encoding DUF5815 family protein; translation: MAGPSAPGSDGDRLELPCGESVDPHEIDLGMREYNCPCGDTHGVVTDVHPPSRFFPESLVAVLQETIDTDDEFEEFGTPHLMGVVLEEFPEAVAIHDASDDGAVGYTLLWLTDFDARRLHEVVVELVVELMEHAISHADDDDAITEFESQMLEFDVAAFVDQYRRQRDFESEHDRPL
- a CDS encoding DUF7124 domain-containing protein; this translates as MNGDSDMTLAFELEALKELASPERVFEDARGWTEYIGVVSEKPTYVVTNFTRKNRIRQDFFSGPRGKAESLEGVKDQFDTDRYVYIGADDEDEQLADAVGWEYLAVEDAADAADWILATTTEDEDADAEQVRDDWP